The following proteins come from a genomic window of Nothobranchius furzeri strain GRZ-AD chromosome 1, NfurGRZ-RIMD1, whole genome shotgun sequence:
- the LOC139072100 gene encoding uncharacterized protein produces the protein MYCQALNLRRDLWRHVRKCSSKPVEANSEVGRKKVLSLASMTESALCQQISPGVWKILTGMKDDEISSTVRSDLSILQLAQSFFNKHGQDSTKYDYIRQRLRECGRLLLMLRKDFSIHTFEDAVRPANFDVVISAVKKVSGYDEEKHCYHTPSLALKLGHSLQKVNDILHCRALMAQDSTLIKSTQSFKTLYAKKWSELISHTALTTLNERHFNKPSTLPFTEDVQRLHRHLEKKTELAFKELKEHSSSKSYSELCKATMANVILFNRRRGGEISKMTLNGFQERDTSPLHKDVAFGLTKFELHLCQHFSRVELRGKKGRKVAVLLSPDMVNNITLLMEKREDCGVLAENLFLFARPHCLTPFRGQDCLRLYASECEAENPELLRSTQLRKHVATLSQILNLKNHELDQVANFLGHDIRVHREYYRLPEATTQLAKISKLLIAMEKGSLKSLQGKTLEEIEVEDNLQIMDSSAESEADAESEVDAAVEVDTEKEVDAAVEVDADSEVQGNPSHLQTGSAEMKQREKPLVEPTAQSKKSKGKEAKRKLKKDPEPDRNKTTNKQFVSLENARRAKKNPWSPMEVAAVLRHFNEHIKKGKLATMIECQQCKKAEDPTLAGRSTQNIRDFVRNRGLTLKKKESPG, from the exons ATGTACTGCCAGGCATTAAATCTCAGAAGAGATCTGTGGCGACATGTTCGAAAATGTTCTTCAAAACCAGTTGAAGCCAATTCTGAGGTTGGACGAAAAAAGGTATTGTCTTTGGCCTCTATGACTGAGTCAGCTCTGTGTCAGCAAATTTCCCCAGGTGTTTGGAAGATATTAACTGGCATGAAAGATGATGAGATATCTTCTACTGTACGAAGTGATCTATCTATTCTTCAGCTTGCCCAGTCCTTCTTTAACAAACATGGACAGGATTCCACTAAATATGACTACATTCGCCAGAGACTCAGAGAATGTGGAAGACTTCTACTTATGCTTCGCAAGGATTTCTCaatacacacctttgaagatgctgTGAGACCTGCTAATTTTGATGTGgttatcagtgcagtcaagaaagtTTCTGGATATGATGAGGAAAAACACTGCTACCATACTCCAAGCCTTGCTCTCAAGTTGGGTCATTCGCTACAGAAAGTCAATGACATTCTACATTGCAGAGCACTGATGGCACAGGACAGCACACTGATAAAGTCAACCCAGAGTTTCAAAACCCTATATGCTAAAAAGTGGTCTGAACTCATCTCCCACACTGCTTTGACCACACTGAATGAGCGGCATTTTAACAAGCCTTCCACTCTTCCTTTCACAGAAGATGTTCAGCGCCTTCATAGACATCTGGAGAAGAAAACAGAACTAGCATTCAAGGAATTGAAAGAGCACAGTTCTTCCAAATCATACAGTGAACTTTGTAAAGCGACAATGGCAAATGTGATACTTTTTAACAGGAGAAGAGGGGGAGAAATTTCTAAGATGACACTGAATGGCTTTCAGGAGAGAGACACAAGTCCCCTGCACAAGGATGTCGCATTTGGACTGACAAAATTTGAACTTCACCTATGTCAACACTTCAGTCGTGTTGAATTAAGGGGAAAGAAAGGCCGAAAAGTTGCTGTGTTACTTTCACCAGACATGGTAAATAACATAACACTGCTGATGGAGAAAAGGGAAGACTGTGGTGTTCTGGCAGAAAACCTGTTCCTGTTTGCCAGACCTCATTGTCTAACCCCCTTCAGAGGACAGGACTGTTTGAGGCTTTACGCGAGTGAGTGTGAGGCTGAAAACCCTGAGCTGCTCAGGTCGACACAGTTGCGAAAACATGTTGCAACTTTGTCTCAGATCTTGAATCTAAAGAATCATGAGTTGGACCAAGTTGCTAACTTTCTTGGTCATGACATTCGCGTTCATCGGGAATATTATAGACTTCCAGAAGCTACTACTCAGCTGGCCAAAATATCCAAACTACTGATTGCCATGGAGAAAGGGTCTCTCAAAAGCCTTCAAGGAAAAACGCTTGAAGAGATTGAAGTAGAAG ATAACCTACAGATAATGGATTCAAGTGCAGAGAGTGAGGCTGATGCAGAGAGTGAAGTTGATGCTGCGGTGGAGGTTGATACAGAGAAAGAGGTCGATGCTGCAGTGGAGGTTGATGCGGACAGTGAGGTACAAGGCAATCCGTCTCATCTTCAGACTG GTTCTGCAGAAATGAAACAGAGAGAGAAACCTTTGGTGGAACCTACAG CACAAAGTAAAAAGAGTAAGGGCAAAGAAGCCAAAAGAAAACTAAAAAAGGACCCAGAGCCTGACAGAAACAAGACAACAAATAAACAATTTG TTTCCCTGGAAAATGCGAGAAGAGCTAAAAAGAATCCATGGTCTCCCATGGAGGTTGCTGCTGTGTTGAGACATTTCAATGAACACATTAAAAAAGGAAAATTGGCCACTATGATTGAATGCCAGCAATGCAAAAAAGCAGAAGATCCTACTCTGGCTGGCCGCTCTACTCAAAACATCCGGGATTTTGTTAGAAACCGAGGATTaactttgaaaaaaaaagaaagtcctGGGTAA